One Pseudomonas sp. MH9.2 DNA segment encodes these proteins:
- a CDS encoding O-succinylhomoserine sulfhydrylase: MAHEWDAGRLDSDLDGVGFDTLAVRAGQHRTPEGEHGDPMFFTSSYVFRTAADAAARFAGEVPGNVYSRYTNPTVRSFEERIAALEGAEQAVATATGMAAILAVVMSLCSAGDHVLVSRSVFGSTISLFEKYFKRFGVEVDYVPLADLSGWDAAIKANTRLLFVESPSNPLAELVDIAALSEIAHAKGAMLVVDNCFCTPALQQPLLLGADVVVHSATKFIDGQGRCMGGVVAGRSEQMKEVVGFLRTAGPTLSPFNAWIFLKGLETLSLRMRAHCASAQILAEWLEQQDGIEKVHYAGLKSHPQHALAQRQQKGFGAVVSFEVKGGKEGAWRFIDATRLISITANLGDSKTTITHPSTTSHGRLAPQEREAAGIRDSLIRVAVGLEDVADLQADLARGLAAL; encoded by the coding sequence ATGGCTCACGAATGGGATGCAGGCCGGCTGGACAGTGATCTCGACGGCGTGGGTTTCGACACCCTTGCCGTGCGTGCCGGTCAGCACCGCACGCCGGAAGGTGAGCATGGCGATCCTATGTTCTTCACGTCCAGCTACGTGTTCCGCACTGCCGCCGATGCGGCGGCGCGGTTCGCCGGTGAAGTGCCGGGCAACGTCTATTCGCGTTATACCAACCCGACCGTGCGTTCTTTCGAGGAGCGTATTGCCGCACTCGAAGGTGCTGAGCAGGCCGTCGCCACCGCCACAGGCATGGCGGCGATCCTTGCTGTAGTGATGAGCTTGTGCAGCGCCGGTGATCACGTGCTGGTGTCGCGCAGTGTGTTCGGTTCGACCATCAGCCTGTTCGAGAAGTACTTCAAGCGCTTCGGTGTCGAAGTCGACTATGTTCCGCTGGCCGATCTGTCTGGCTGGGATGCAGCGATCAAGGCCAACACCCGGTTGCTGTTCGTCGAGTCGCCGTCAAATCCTCTGGCCGAGCTGGTGGATATCGCTGCACTGTCCGAAATTGCGCATGCCAAAGGCGCGATGCTGGTAGTCGACAACTGTTTCTGCACGCCTGCGCTGCAACAGCCTTTGTTGTTGGGCGCCGACGTGGTCGTGCATTCGGCGACCAAGTTCATCGACGGCCAGGGCCGTTGCATGGGCGGTGTGGTTGCTGGTCGTAGCGAGCAGATGAAAGAAGTAGTGGGATTCCTGCGGACCGCCGGGCCGACGCTGAGCCCGTTCAACGCCTGGATCTTTCTCAAGGGCCTGGAAACCTTGAGTCTGCGTATGCGCGCTCATTGCGCCAGCGCCCAGATTCTGGCCGAGTGGCTGGAACAGCAGGACGGCATCGAAAAGGTTCATTACGCAGGCCTCAAGAGCCATCCACAGCATGCCTTGGCGCAACGTCAGCAAAAGGGCTTTGGTGCGGTGGTGAGTTTTGAAGTCAAAGGCGGCAAAGAAGGCGCCTGGCGCTTTATCGATGCTACGCGGTTGATTTCGATCACCGCCAACCTGGGCGACAGCAAAACCACGATCACCCACCCGAGCACCACTTCTCACGGGCGTCTGGCGCCGCAAGAGCGGGAAGCTGCCGGGATTCGTGACAGCTTGATCAGGGTTGCGGTGGGTCTCGAAGACGTTGCCGACTTGCAGGCGGATCTGGCACGCGGGCTGGCGGCTTTGTGA